The Paenibacillus yonginensis genome segment ATATGGTCATGATCCCAGCCGATACGCATCTTGACGGTAACCGGCTTTTGAACGGCGGCTACAACAGCCGCGACCATTTCATTGATTTTGTTTGGATCCAGCAGCCAGCGGGCTCCTGCGTCAGCTTTTGTCACTTTAGGCGCAGGGCAGCCCATGTTGATATCGATGATATCCGCATTGGTTTCCTGGTCCACCACTTTGGCCGCTTCTACTAGGGAGTCTTTGTCCCCGCCAAAAATCTGAAGGCTGAGCGGCTTCTCCCGCTCATCCACAAACAGCATTTCGCGCGTGCGTTCGTTGCCGTGCACAATCGCTTTGCCGCTGACCATCTCGGCACAAACCAAGCCGGTTCCGAATTCCTTGGCGATCAGGCGGAAAGCCGGGTTGCAGACGCCGGCCATCGGTGCAAGCACAACCTCGTTTTTCATTTCAATATCGCCAATCTTCAGCACTTCTGCTCACCTCTTGTTCTTCAATCCTTTAAATTCTGGTGGTCCTGACAAAATTACGCATTCTGATCTTTAAGCTCGGCTACTGAAATTCCCAAAGCCTCTGCAATTTTAGTTAAAATTTGATCTTCCGCACGGCGGTTGCCGCGTTCTACTGCTCCAAGAACCGCGAGCGATATGCCGGTTTCTGCGGCAAGCTGAGCCTGTGTGTATCCTTTTAGTTTTCTGAAGGCGCGGATGCGCTGCGCCAGGTGCACGTTTTCCACAAGCAAATTCCTTTCTTCTCCGGGAGCCGCTCCAATGCGTCATGAAGACTGTCTCGGAGGCCTTTCACGTTCTCGCTGTCCTCGGATCCAACGATGTCTTTCATCGGAACGAGCACAAACGCACGCTCCATCATCCGGGGATGGGGAAGCGTCAATTCCGGGGTATCGAGCGTCAGTCCGTCCATCCAGAGCAAATCCAGATCAACCGTGCGCGGACCCCATCTGATGTTCCTCTCCCGGCCCAGCTGCTGCTCGGTCTCCAGCATAAAGCGCAGCAGCTCCAGCGGCGTCAGACCCGTTCTGACCGAAATGGCCATGTTGACGAAATCCGGCTGATCCAGGTAGCCGACCGGCTCCGTTTCGTAGAGATTGGAACAGCGGGTAACCGTGATGTCCGGGTGAAGGTCCAGCCTGCGGATGGCCTCCATCAAGGTTGCTTCGCGGTCGCCAAGGTTGGCCCCCAATGCTATAAAAGCCTCTGACAGCTCAGAGGACGTGTGATCATTCATCATTTAGGCTCACTTTCTTGTTCTAAACAGCTCGACCGTCACGCCTTCGAAATGAATATCAAACGGCGGATGCGGTTTGGTCAGTTTCACCGTCAAAGCATCTATAACAGTATAAGTGTCCAGCAGATCGGATGCAATATGCTCGGCAAGCGCCTCAATGAGCTTGAAGCTTTTTTTCTCCACAATAGCTTTAACCCGTTCGTGAATTTCGGCATAATTTACCGTTTTGGACAAGTCATCGGATACGCCGGCCTCCCGAAGATCCATCTGCAGCTCCAGATCCACGTAGAAACGCTGGCCCAGCTTTCTCTCCTCTTCAAACACTCCGTGATATCCGTAATATTCCATACGCCGAAGCACCATTTTATCCATAGGCTGCGCCTCCTTGAAAAATTTATTGTATCCATCCGAATCTATTTATTACCCAAAAAACTTCCCGCCTAAGCTCCTATCAGCCAAACAGCATAGCATCGCACATCGCCGCCGTTTGTTTGATCTCCTTCACGTCATGGACGCGTACAATCTGGCAGCCCTGCGCAATGCCAAGCGCTACAGTGGCTGCTGTGCCCATCACCGTCTGTTCGACGGAAACGTCCAGCGCGGTGCGGATGAATCTTTTGCGGGAGGTGCCCAGCAGCAGCGGATAACCCAGCTCCATCAGCTTGTCCAGCGAACGCATCGCTTCAAGATTGTGGGCATAGGTTTTGGCAAAGCCGATCCCCGGGTCCAATATAATCTGCTCCTGCCTTACTCCCGCCTGAAGCGCCAAATCAACACTTTCCTTAAGGTCGGCCATCATATCCTCAATCAGGCTGTTATAGTCCATATTATCCCGGTTATGCATCAGAATAACGGGACATCCGAACTCGGCGGCCACCTTGGCCATCAGCGGATCCTGCTTAAACCCCCAAATATCATTAATGATATGAGCCCCCGCCAGCAGCGACTGTCTGGCAACTTCAGCTTTATAAGTGTCTACGGAAATAGGGCTATGGGGCGCTGCCCGATGAACGGCTTCGACAACCGGAATCACGCGGCGCAGCTCCTCCTCCATGCTTACGCTTTCATGGCCTGGCCGTGTGGATTCCCCGCCAATATCAATGATATCGGCCCCGTCCCGGATCATCTCCAGTGCATGAGCAGCAGCTTGCTCCGCCTCCTGATAACGTCCCCCATCGGAAAAAGAATCCGGTGTGGCATTTAAAATGCCCATCACCAAAGTGCGCGATCCCAGCTCAAAACTGGCCGGTCCGCAGTCATATTTTCGTTTATAATGGATCGGATTCACTTGTATTCTCCTCCTGTCAGATTACCGTAAGCGCTGCGGTAAAGCTCAAGCAGCTTGCGGGTAAGCGTGCCCGCCTTGCCGCCGCTCACCTCAAAGGACGTCCCGTTTGTCCCAATTATCCTCGTGACCGGCACCAGCTCCTGAACCGAATTGGTCAACAGGACCTCCTCGGCTGCAGACAACAGCTCCAAACCAAACTGCCCTTCGACCACCTCGATCCCCAGTTCGCCAGCGTGCCGGATCACCTGACGACGGGTAATGCCCGGCAGGATACCGCTATCAATGGAAGGCGTGTACAGCTTGGAGTCCGCCAGGGCGAACAAATTGCTGACAATCCCTTCGGCGAGCTTCCCATCTCTGGTAAGCATCAGACCTTCAGCCGGGAGCCGGTCCGGGTTAGCAGCCATCCCAAAACGGGCTTCCTTCTCCATCAGCTCCTGCTTGGCCAATAAATTATTCATGTAATGCAGGGATTTAAGCCGTACCGGGCCCTCGGGCGTATTACGCGGAGTATCCAGGACATACATCGCTTTCCCCTTTGTATAAAGCTCCGCAGACAGCGGCGGCAAGGGTTTGACGTAAACAACCTCGGCTGCCTGCTTATAGGGCTCACCAGGCAGGCCTAAAGGCGCCTCCCCTGCGGTAACCGTATAACGAATATAAGCCTCCTGCAGCCTGTTGGCTTCCATCAGGCGCTGGATCAGTCCGGCAATCCGGACTTCATCCAGATCCGCCGGGATTCCGATTGCCAGGCAGCTTTCGTGCAGCCTGTCCAAATGCGCCTTCAGCAAAAAAGGAATACCGCCGTAAGTCCGAAAAGTTTCAAACAAGCCCATTCCGTACAAAAAGCCATGATCCATAACGGATACCATGGCTTCGCCTGCCGGCACAATTCTTCCATTTACTCCAAGATAATTCATGCACTCGCTTCTTTCTTGGTCCGCTTCAGGAAGTTGCGCAGAATCTCGTAGCCGTGATCGGTCACGATAGATTCAGGGTGAAACTGAACTCCTTCAACGTCGTACTCTTTATGCCGCAGGCCCATAATTTCCCCTTCCTGCGTTTCCGCCGTAATCTCCAGGCAATCCGGCAGAG includes the following:
- a CDS encoding helix-turn-helix domain-containing protein, with translation MENVHLAQRIRAFRKLKGYTQAQLAAETGISLAVLGAVERGNRRAEDQILTKIAEALGISVAELKDQNA
- the folK gene encoding 2-amino-4-hydroxy-6-hydroxymethyldihydropteridine diphosphokinase, giving the protein MNDHTSSELSEAFIALGANLGDREATLMEAIRRLDLHPDITVTRCSNLYETEPVGYLDQPDFVNMAISVRTGLTPLELLRFMLETEQQLGRERNIRWGPRTVDLDLLWMDGLTLDTPELTLPHPRMMERAFVLVPMKDIVGSEDSENVKGLRDSLHDALERLPEKKGICLWKTCTWRSASAPSEN
- the folB gene encoding dihydroneopterin aldolase; translated protein: MDKMVLRRMEYYGYHGVFEEERKLGQRFYVDLELQMDLREAGVSDDLSKTVNYAEIHERVKAIVEKKSFKLIEALAEHIASDLLDTYTVIDALTVKLTKPHPPFDIHFEGVTVELFRTRK
- the folP gene encoding dihydropteroate synthase — translated: MNPIHYKRKYDCGPASFELGSRTLVMGILNATPDSFSDGGRYQEAEQAAAHALEMIRDGADIIDIGGESTRPGHESVSMEEELRRVIPVVEAVHRAAPHSPISVDTYKAEVARQSLLAGAHIINDIWGFKQDPLMAKVAAEFGCPVILMHNRDNMDYNSLIEDMMADLKESVDLALQAGVRQEQIILDPGIGFAKTYAHNLEAMRSLDKLMELGYPLLLGTSRKRFIRTALDVSVEQTVMGTAATVALGIAQGCQIVRVHDVKEIKQTAAMCDAMLFG
- a CDS encoding aminotransferase class IV gives rise to the protein MNYLGVNGRIVPAGEAMVSVMDHGFLYGMGLFETFRTYGGIPFLLKAHLDRLHESCLAIGIPADLDEVRIAGLIQRLMEANRLQEAYIRYTVTAGEAPLGLPGEPYKQAAEVVYVKPLPPLSAELYTKGKAMYVLDTPRNTPEGPVRLKSLHYMNNLLAKQELMEKEARFGMAANPDRLPAEGLMLTRDGKLAEGIVSNLFALADSKLYTPSIDSGILPGITRRQVIRHAGELGIEVVEGQFGLELLSAAEEVLLTNSVQELVPVTRIIGTNGTSFEVSGGKAGTLTRKLLELYRSAYGNLTGGEYK